The segment GAAGATTTTAGGATTGGATTTCAGCGAGCTTGCAAATCTGATAAGGCCCTCCGGTTTCTACAATCAAAAGGCTGAGCGGCTGATAATATTTTCAAGATTTATTTTAGAAGAATGTAACGGTGATATAAAATATTTAAATAAATTAGAAACGGCAGACGCAAGAAAAAGATTGCTCTTGTTGAAAGGGGTTGGCCCTGAGACGGCCGATTCGATTTTGCTTTATGCATGCGACCATACTATTTTTGTCATAGATAAATATACTATGAGAATGTTTAATAGAGTGGGGATGGGATGGAGTGAGAAGTATGATATTTTCCAGAAAAATATCATGGAGCTTTTACCTCATGATCTCAATATTTATCGCCATTACCATGCACTGATAGTGGAAAACTCTAAAAATTACTGTAGATCAAAACCGTTCTGCGAAGGGTGTCCTATTGCAAAAATATGCAAAAAAATTTATATTAAATAAATGGCAGAATGGCAGGTGGAGATGCAGTTGCTGTACTGAATGTACAGAGGAAAGTCCGGACACCACAGGGTGTGATGGTCGCTAACGGCGACCCGTCGTGAGGCGAGGGAAAGTGCCACAGAAAACAGACCGCCGAAGATCCCTTAAAAAGGGTAGTCGGTAAGGGTGAAAAGGTGGGGTAAGAGCCCACCGCTCCTTCCGTGAGGATAGGAGGCATGGCAAACCCCATCAGGTGCAATGCCAAATAGACAGGCGTTTGAGGGTGACCCGCCCGATGCCTGCGGGTAGGCAGCAGGATTTAGTCAGCAATGACTAAACAAGATGAATAACTGCATAAAACAGAATCCGGCTTATCTCCACCTGCTGATAATATTCTTGATATGTCACTCATTAATTTTTTTATAAAAAAGTTGAAGAATGTTTTTCTATTGCTATAATTTAGTTATGGAAAAGTTTAATAAAATTTATGTGAATAAGATAGTTATCTATTACCTTGTATTTTCATCCTTGTGGATTTTATTCAGTGATTTTATATTTAAATCTATTTTTTCCGAGGATTTTATTTATGCATCCTTGATAATGGGAATTTTCTTTGTATCGGTCACCACACTACTTTTGTATTATTTTTTAAAAAAATTTCTGAGGGAGATTGAATTACAGCATAAAGAAAGGGATAATGCAATTATTGAATTAGCAAAGCTAAAGGATGACTTAGAGGAAACTGTTTTGAAAAGGACTGAAGATCTGAGGGCTTCTAATGAAACCCTTGAAGCTTTTGCATATTCGGTAAGCCATGATTTAAAGGCTCCCCTTAGGGCAATAGTTGGTTTTTCTAAAATCTTGGAAGAGGATTATGCGGAAAAGTTTGATGACGAGGCGAAAAGGGTCATAAAAGTGATTAAGGACAACGCCACCAAAATGGATCAGCTGATCAATGATATCCTATCACTTTCAATGGTTCAAAGGGTAAAGATAACGTTTTCAAAAATAGATATGAAACATTTAATAAGAGATATAATAGAACAACTCGGTGAGAT is part of the Calditerrivibrio nitroreducens DSM 19672 genome and harbors:
- a CDS encoding endonuclease III domain-containing protein, whose amino-acid sequence is MLKNQEILMAIYRYLFNRYGDLKWWPAESAFEVAIGAILTQNTSWRNVERSIENLKKFELLSPEKILGLDFSELANLIRPSGFYNQKAERLIIFSRFILEECNGDIKYLNKLETADARKRLLLLKGVGPETADSILLYACDHTIFVIDKYTMRMFNRVGMGWSEKYDIFQKNIMELLPHDLNIYRHYHALIVENSKNYCRSKPFCEGCPIAKICKKIYIK
- a CDS encoding sensor histidine kinase, with the translated sequence MEKFNKIYVNKIVIYYLVFSSLWILFSDFIFKSIFSEDFIYASLIMGIFFVSVTTLLLYYFLKKFLREIELQHKERDNAIIELAKLKDDLEETVLKRTEDLRASNETLEAFAYSVSHDLKAPLRAIVGFSKILEEDYAEKFDDEAKRVIKVIKDNATKMDQLINDILSLSMVQRVKITFSKIDMKHLIRDIIEQLGEIYVLKHYRIEIGKIYDCLGDPVLIKQLFYNILDNAFKYSSKSDIPEISIDSRIEGDYIVYKVEDNGIGFDNMYVDKIFNLFSRLNSSSEYQGTGIGLSVVKTIVQRHLGSIWVEGEKGKGAIFYIKLKGGSNEI